The Peromyscus maniculatus bairdii isolate BWxNUB_F1_BW_parent chromosome 6, HU_Pman_BW_mat_3.1, whole genome shotgun sequence genomic interval ACAAGAGCTGGGTGGGGACAAGTGGGCAGCATGGGTATATTTCCTAATGTAGTGCATTTATGGTGGAGAGTCCTGAGATGGGGGAGCAAAATATCCAGAGTACCTGGCCAGTTCAGCTGCCTTAGGAGTGAGAGTCTGCAAGGTGTACATATGGCAGTGAGGAGGGAGGTATGACCACCTGTGGATACCCCTCCTAGGGCATTTTCACCAGCACTGGGCAAAGTTCAGACCAACATGTGGCAAATGTAGGATGCACTGATTGACATACCCTCTCCTCACAGATGTCCTCGGCATGGTCTCTCGAGAGGAATGGGGGGCAAAAGCAATTGGCTGCAGCTCTAAACTGAGCAGACCAGTGAATATCCTTGTCATACACCATGTCCCTGGACTAGAGTGCCACAACCAGACTGTCTGTAGTCAGAAGCTTCAGGAACTACAGGCCTATCACAGCCGCAACAGCTGGTGTGATGTGGCGTACAAGTAAGTGGCTGAACCTGGATCTCCAGGCATGTGGTCAAAGCTGCTCTGCCAAGGTTCTCATAGTTCTTCCCTACCTGCTTTCCTCATTTCCTTGGCTCTAATTCTATAGGTTTTGTAATTCTATAGGTTTTGTAATAAATACAGTATTCAGAATCTTCATTAAATTCTGAGCATATCCTATGAAATTTAATGCCTCTGAGGCGCAGAAGACATAAAAACCAAGACATGAACTGCTCCTTTAAATGCTGCTGGAAACTCTTGGTTTGCCTGACACATCATAGTTTACAGAATTCTTCCTTATACCTGAGTGCTTCTGATCATCCACTAGTCTGAGTTGGGCAGAACAAGAGTCATTTTCTCAAGGTAGGGGAGGTTGTTTGAGTTCCTCAGTGCCACACACAAGTACGGTCATCGATCCTAAACTAGCCTGACCTGTCTCTGTCCAAGGTAGTCTTCATTGCATTGCAGGTATGAGCTCTTTTCTGACTGGGGCAATCATCCTATCTATGGCCCCAACAGCCAGTCTAGGAGACTCCTGTCTGACTTTGGCTAGTTGTCAGCAGTCTGGCTTCAGGTGCCCACAGCATCTCCACTTTCCCATACAAGGCTTTCTCCAATGCCTCTATGGTTCAGAGGAGTTAATGACCCCTGGGGGACAGGAGTTGGTGGGTAACTTCATCATCCCAGCTCTTCTGAAGGATGTCTCTAAAGCTGTGTATATAACTCTTCAGAAGGACAAGGCGGGTGAGCGGCAGCCAGGGTTCAGTGCTGAGTGCCTATTCTCAAGCTAGCTCAGGGGCGTAGGCTGTTGttggatttctttcttcattgctcCATCTCTTTGACTTCTGGGATCCCTCCCCAAACACATTGGCTGCCACTGTGTCCATGTCTCACATGCTGTGTTTCTGTAGGAAATTACTTGGCAGGGAGAAAAGAAGTGAGCAGCCCGTGTGGAGGTTATGTAGGCAGTGTACCTTCTGTAGGAGGTAGGAGAGCTGTTTTTAGGGATGTATGGAGTCCATAGAGACTAACACTGTGTGGCTAGGTCATCTATAGTTTCTGCAGATGTCCCAGATCCCCTCTTTCTTCTCAGTATTTAGGATGATTTATATACAAATTGGGTGTCTGGGCAAGGGAGGGTggatggggtgtgggtgtgggtccTTTTCAATGTTAAAGATGAAGATACATGACTTGTTATTTCTAGAGAAATCCATGTGGATACTTTTTGGTGAACCTGTTCTGTGCTCCTCTCCCTTCTGAGTTTGGGGAGGTAGTTCTGCCTCTCAGGAATGTGTGTCAGTCAGTGCCAGCCAGTAATTTGTGTTTCTCCTGCCCATAGTTTCCTGGTTGGGGATGATGGCAGAGTATATGAAGGTGTTGGCTGGAATGTCCAAGGCTCACACGATCAGGGCTACAACAACATCTCCTTAGGCATTGCCTTCTTTGGCGCCCAGGAAGGTAATGGCACCTCAGCTGACTGTCCTTCAAGGAGATCTCTGATGCCTTCTCTTGAAGCTCTGTTTCCCTCTCAGGCATCTCTTCAAAGCCAGTTTCTTGTGGCGTTTTCTTGGTTTCCAGAACACACAACACAATGCCCTTCTTCCTTCTGCTCTGGCTTCCTTCTCTGACTCTGCCACATTTCTTCCTCAGACTCCCAGGCTTCTCTAGGCgaacctccccctccctcttctccccaagcTTCTGTCTGCCAGGTCCTTGCTCTGCTCTTCTTCAGGCTTTGCCCCCCTCCCATTAGTGACTGTCACACCTTCTCTCCAGGACTGACAGGTCTGTGGCTGTTGGCCAGGTGTCCCCTCTGTCTACCTCTCACTCCTAGATTTTCTATTCAGCCTCTGGAGTAGGTATTTTTCTcgctgctgtgaccaaacaccaggAAGAATTTATTCCAGCACACAGTTTGAGGGGATAATTCATTGCAATGGGGGAGACATCATATGAGGGGCATGAAGTGGCTGGCCATATCGCATCTACTGTTAGGAACAGAAGGATGACGTTGGTGCTCACCCCATTTTCTCCTGTGTTCAGCCCAGAATTCCATTCCATGGAATGGTACTGTCTGAATTTAGAGTGGGTCATCCCACTTCAGTGAGCCCATTCAGGAAATATGTCCATAGGTTCGTCTCCTAGATCCgctcaagttgacagttaattcCATTaattgttttcatacaatatattttaactatgtttccccctcctccaactcctccaagacATCTCTACCTCCCTatccatccaacttcatgttctccctctctctcttaaaaaaagaaaaaaaagtctaagcaaaacaaaatggaacaaaaatcTCAAAGCAGGGTGGGACTCatggaatttgttttgtgttgggctACTCCTGGAAGGTCACAGCCTCTGacattcttccattttcttccaaGTCTGTTGATTCCAGTTCCCTGCATCCCACATCCTAACACACGGTCGGGAAGGACCATGCCTGTAGAGTCTGTGAGCTGATTTCTGTTAATGTATTTTGTATAGCTAGTTTCTCATTTCCTACTCAATGCCCTTTGGGACAGTCCAGGTAGACTCCATCATTCCCATTACTACAGTATGCAGCCCAAGTTTCAGAGAAGCCAAGAACCCAAAGACACACTGTGGGGAGGAGTCAGAACACGAGCCTGAATTTTCCATTTGCCACAGGAGGGTGGTTCCCGCCGAGTAGGGCCCTGAATGCCTGTTTAATTCACAGATTTATTGGTTGGTTTGGGATTTGAAGCATGTACTTTTTTGATTCCGAATTCTTCTTCATGAACAAGTGGGTCACCGATAGCATTTGATTCAGGGTTTTGTGCTGTGAAAGATGAGGGTGTGAGCAGGTGGAGCTTATTGGGCAGAACCACCCTAGAGCTCTCTTGTGGATTCAGTGTGGATATGTGAAGTCGGCACATCATTGGGAAGGGCTCCAACCTGAGGCCCTCAGAGCCCTGTTTTCACAGGCCCCTGATGCTCGGCCCTCTGACGTGAGGGATGAGCCTGTCCCCATTGTGTCCTCTAGCAGCTGTGTAGGTTTGTGGGGGGCACCTCAGCTTCTTCCCACTGTTCCCTGACACTAGGCTGGACAGGGGCTCCCTATAAATCACTCTCTTCCAGGCCACAGTCCCAGCCCTGCCGCTTTGTCAGCTATGAAGGGCCTGATTTCCTATGCTGTGAAGAAGGGCCACTTGTCACCCACGCACATCCAGCCACTTCTTGTGAAAAGTGAAAACTGCCTGGTCCCTCCACGGAAGGGGAGTCAGAAGAAAGGTGAGGCCTTCTCCCTTTCTGGTCCTTCCAGTCCTACATACCAGGATGGCAGCACTCCCGAATGTGACCTCATCAGGCTTTTCTCACGTCCTTCCCAGTAGCCATGTGGTCACCAGCCTTCTGAAATGCTGGTGCTGACCAACCTTGAACTCTCCAGGCCACCTCTTTCCCCATTAGCCGCAGTGACAGTGCCACAGCAGCATGAGTGGTGCCATGTGAACAGTCTGTCTGCAGTCATGTCACACCTGCTTCCTCAGCAAAAACTAGATCTAAGGAACAAGGTACAAGAACCCTTGAGTCATAGAGCTTCTGtgcagagggggagagaaaggtcATGAGCAAATCAACAGACAACACTGGGatgagctggatggtggtggcacacgcttttaatgccagcactcaggaggcagaggcagatctctgagttcgaggccagcctggtctacagagtgagttccaggacagccagggctatagagagaatccctgtcttgaaaaaccaaacaacaacaacaacccccccaaacTAAGTATGTCATATGGTGGAAATCGTTAGAGAAGAAAATGCACATAGAAAAGGACAGGGTACACTTATGCACAGTTTTTAGTCACATGCTCTTATACAAGCACACATTTATAAATGCAGGAAGCAACACAAACTTGATGTTGTCACATTGACTTTAAAGGaggaatttaaaaacaattcagaCAATAAGTTTGATGCTGCTTTGTGTTAACAAGCCACGGTATCAAAACCAGtgagtttttatatttattttattgttttatacgtatgagtgttttgcatggacatatatatgtgtaccacatgtgagcctggtgcccatagaagaCAGatgaggtcatcagatccccctggaactggaattacagatgattgtgagtcatcatgtgagtgctggaaattgaacccagtcctctgcaagagcaacaagtacccttaaccacagagccaaTGGAATCAGTTTGGCTTCTGCCTCGAGACTGCTGCCATCTGTCCATATTGAGGATTGCTTTATATAGGCAGAATCTTATGGGTTTTAAGTGTCTGTCCAATGGACTTCCAGAATAAAGCTTCTGTGTTTGCTGCTTGAATTGTACACTCTAGAGTACCACAGGTGGGATTGGGAGGGGCTTTGAGTGGTTGGGAAATCTCAACATGCTGAGGATCAGAGCAGCCTTCAGTAGTCATGTGGTGGGCACGGTGTGTGTAACAAATCCTTTatgttttgtcatttgtttttgttgtttcaccCTACAACAGCTTGCCCCCACATTGTTCCACGGTCTGCTTGGGGTGCAAGAGAGTCCCACTGCCCCAAGATGACTCTCCCTGCAAAGTATGTCATCATCCTTCACACTGCTGGGAGAACCTGCAGCCAGTACAATGAGTGCCGCCTGCTGGTCCGAGATCTCCAGTCCTGGTTCATGGACAGGCTAAACGCAAGTGACATTGGGTATAAGTAAGTGATCCCAGGGATAGGGACTGTTTTCCTTTGGTTAGAGAATCTGAATCTTTCAACAGGAGGGGAAAAGGAGTTAATGTTGATGGATATTCCCTATATGAAAGACCTATGGATACTTAGGTTGGCTTTTGACCCAATCCAGGGTGCTCTTATTTAGGGGACAGATAAGGGACAGTCACAGCCCCAAGCATGTTCTCAAAATGTGTGCCTATTAAAGGCAGCATACGGATATTATGGTGCTTGGCTTGCTCCTTCTGGTGTTATTTTGGCAGTCCTTCACATTTAAGACTCCAAACACTCAGAAGGAGAGTCTTTCCTATATGGAGAGTCTGGATGACATCCATTAATTTCAGTGCCAAGGTCTGCAATTTTATAATAAGAATGTGTTATCTAGGGGGCAGACGTTTTTTCCTCCCCCTACATttcttcccccatcctctccctgtgtctgtctgtctgtctttctcctcacacctttctttttctcctctttccctgttcccttcctcccccttccctctcttccttcttatttAGTGTAATCTAAATGAACGTCAAAATTCCGTGCCTGAGTTTTGTTGGTCAAGAATACTTACGTTGAAAGACAGTAACTTACGACTGGCCcacatagaaaacaaaatgtcCTGCAAAACAGGCAAAAACACCAGAGGATGTTTCCAGAGTTTGAGGGTAAGACTCTGGAATACCTCATTCATTTCTCCCCACAATCAAACTGAAGTGGAAGCCTAAGTATAAGCTACCACAAACTCATatggtgtgtttgtatgtgctaATAAAAAGAGCTGCTATCCTAGGGATGTTCGTGGATTAGCTTCTGGAGCTGAGTTTTCGTCTTGACTGTTGCCGCCAGGCACCGGTGTGCAGTGTGCTTGCCTCAGTTGGATTTGTCACTTGGTATATTCTTCTAAGGTGACTGatcttctctgtctccatttcaGTGAAGCTCTTTAGAGATGGGAGAAAATATTACCTCTAGTCAGCTATTAGGACCCGTCAAATGATTGCAAGGCCCTGCTATTCAGGATAATCCGATGGTGTTCTCCTTAATTACAATGGAGATGTGCATATCAAATATGAATTTGGGAATCTCATTCTGAGGATGACAGTTTCTCTTTCCTACTTAGGCTCTAGAAGGCAGTTACCTTTTCCTAGGCTACTGATTTATATTGTGCATCCTATCATCCATCATTCTGGAGAGGGTCTGAACTCAGGACCAAACATTCACTTCTCACACATTACAGTTCTAGGCCATGCTCTGAGGATGCTTCTTGTGGGAGCATGCATGGGTGGCTCTTACCCTCTTACACACAGTGTCTCTGAGGAGTTGAGACATTGACGATGATCACATAAATGCCAACATTGGATGTGGTGAGAggtgaggctgggaggtggaagagcCATGTCCTGAAGAATGATGTATCTTCAGCTGGGGAGTTTGGGTTCTGTGCAAAGAACTAAGAGTAGGATTGTACCCGATAGGATTTGCATTTCTGAAAGAAGCTTTGGGAACAGATTAGTGAGGGTGAACTCGACAGCAGTGAGATTTGAAGATTTGGCAATTCAGGCAAGGCAAGATGTTGACAGGGGTAAGAGGGAACAGATGTCACAGGGAGAAGTGGAGCCATTCAAGAGTCCAGGAAAGTGAGTGGCTAATGCCTAAGGTGCAGGACTATGTCAGGGAGGTGGCTGGGAGACACCTGCAACAAGCCTGGCTGGCAAGTGGATGAGGTGAATGGGCTGAGGCCTGGGTTTGGAGCCAGCAGATACTAACCTTCCCTACAGTGCTATCCTAGAGAAGAAGAGGTGGGAGGTGGCTCCAACTGTGAGTTGTGCACTTCCATGGATGATGAAGAAACAAGACAATGGATAGTTTAATTCTGAGAGTGTGTagagtgaggaggaagaggcacaggAGAGCACCCCAATAAGCACACCCTTGAGGAGGCTGAGCTCAGAGGCCCATCTGCCAGACAGGAGGGTGAGTGGACCATCCCAAGTGGAGGTCCCGAGAAGAAGTTgtctggagaaggaagagaggttgACAGGTTCAACTTCATGGAAACTGATGGTTAGACATTTGGGAAATCAGGGTGAGTTGCTAAGTCATTTATATTCTAAAAGCAGCTACTGTGACAATTTACTCCAGCAGAAATCTGCAAATGTTTTAAGTCTGGGTCCCTCTAGAGCCCCATTCCTCCAGATTTATTCATTAGCATACCACTCACAAAGACTCTGTCTTTCTTGTAACTTGGGGCTTAGTTTagtaaagaatgaatgaatggatgaaggaAGGAGAGTGTCAGTCCCTGAGTGCTTCTCTTTCATGCTAATCTCCATCTCTCTTGTGGTTTTCCAGCTTCCTCGTGGGCCAGGATGGTGGTGTTTATGAAGGGGTGGGCTGGAATCACCAAGGATCCCGCACTGATGGGTACAATGACATTGCTTTGAGCATCACCTTCATGGGTGTCTTCACAGGTAAGTGGAAGCTTTGGGTAGCTGTGATCCTTGTGTGATGTTTGAGGAGAGTGTCTGATTTGGACAGAAAGACATCAGACTCAGACATCATTTAAACCATCACATGCTGAAACTTTGTATTTATATGAGTGTGGCTAGAGGTGACCCTCAGATCCTAGAGAGAGTAGGTACTCTTAAATTACTttttacacacacagacaaatctctctcttcctccctccctccctccttcccaccctcccttctttctgccttccctcccccttccctcccccttccctccctctccctttctctgctaCAATGAATGGGTGAAATAAGGAAAAATGCCTTTGTGAGTAATTTGAGGTTCTCTTTGTAACTTATCTGATTTTGGTACCCATGGTTACAACTCTAGACTGCTCGGCCTTATAAACAAGGCAGAGATTTCGGGATTTGTTTTGATTACACTGAAAATGTTCATTTACTCAGAGCTTCTGACTAGAGCTAGGTGTTGTTATTGAATCTCTGAAAAGGTGACATGCTGTCCCTGCTAGTCCTTCTGGCTGGTTTGTAAATGAGCATCAGATGGGGGTCAGGGCAAGTGAGAGGATGCTGAGCGCTGAATCTATGGGGAAGGCCAGTAAACCTCACTGCTCCTGATGGTCTGGATAATTCATTGTCACAGATCCATCCGTGCTTTGGAGGGTGGTTGGCACTATCTTCACCTTCTCCCAACTAGACAATAAGAATGTCCTTTCTTCTTCCAATTTGGTCAACCAAGAATATCTCTGGGCACTGCCAAATGTTCCTTAGGGGACTAAAATGTCTCCACTAGAGAACTATCATGGCAAATTTCTGCAGTAGGAAAATCTTCAGAGTTCTTCAGATCTATATTTATAATTCCAGTAATTCAGAGTCAGGACACCTTTTGAGCTGAGACATGTGAAATCTTGATCTGGCATTCTCTCTTTCTATAGAGTGACTGCCAACAGTCAAATATGTGACTTTAGTGGTAGGCTGGGTAGGTTTGAGATCATGTTCTGCCCTGGTCTGGGCACCTTAGGATCCTACAAACCATGGTCTGGATGTGTTTTGCAGGTTCCTCACCCAATGCAGCTGCTCTGGAAGCAGCCCAGGACCTGATCCAGTGTGCTGTGGACAAGGAGTACCTGGCCCCCAACTACCTGCTAATGGGCCACAGTGATGTGTCTAATACTCTGTCCCCTGGACAGGCATTGTACAACATCATCAGGACATGGCCTCACTTCAAGCACTGAGGGAGGCCCTAGCCCATTCTGAGGATgctcttcctcctgctgggtgTCTGTCCTTACCTCCCACTTTGGATGAGCATCGCTGTCCTGTCATTTCAAAGCTTTACCTTGCTCATTTCCTGGGTTGGGACAACCATGTCTTCTCTTGGTGACATTCACCCCTGTTCCCCAAGTTTTGTAGGTACAGTCTTGAATCTTCTTTCCTGGGTACTTGCCTTCTCAGACAGGTGAGGCAATGGGCTGGTTCTTGCCATAACATCTATATCCCTAGTTATCTGCCCTTCTGCTTGGTACACAAGCAGCTGCGGTTTGTCTGGTGGCTTCCAGTGCTCATCCACAGCCCAGGCAGggtgtcctcctcctctgtcacACATCTGCTTGTGCATATGTGAATGCTCCCTTTGTTTAAGGGTTTAGGTTTCTTGCAGGCATATCTATTCTGTTCTAGTTTGTGAAGTTTTCCCAGAGCAGCGGCTGAGTTTTCCTCACCATCAGGTAGCCTATGTCAGCTTCGTGATCCGTGTCTAAATGTAAGTAAATATTGTAGAAGTTTGTTGGAGAAATGGATGAACAAGTTAGAGGCCCAAGTCCTTTTCCAAAAGTTTGCCATCACCCCACTGTGGAGGCGCTGCGGTCCATTGACCCATTTTTCTATTATTCTCTGCACTGGTACTTCTTGGTTGGAGGCTTGGAGCTGACTATGTTGACTTGTCTATAACAGATGCCATGTCTCGAGAGccctgtgtgtggtggtaatctaattgtattgaaatattattttgatttgtactgaaatattaatttgattgtatgttaataaataaagttgtctgggggtcagagctattagagccatagcaagagtgtggcggtggtggcacacgcctttaatcccatagatatctgtgtgttcagggtcagagctattagagccatagcaagagtgtggcggtggtggcacacgcctttaatcccataagatctctgtgtgttcagggatacagccagcattggagacatatgcctttaagacctagggggctgtacattcagacagtgacgaggcagtcatgtgtttgggtttacaaccaatgagaaggcagaacaacatactttaaaaatacgaaccgacaggaggtaggtctcttttcgcgaagctgggacagcaggaggaagggtgagattttagctctgagctctgacctctcggctttctcttttacattgtttctgtgtttcttatttaataagacggttggttacatctacatctggcgcccaacgtgacaagaatccattaaaaactgcttggcttggcggcaggtccgctttcccgcaagggcggcaggcggcccgcggcggcggcggcggcggcggcggcggcagcggcggcacacggcggccggcggcgatcggcttcttagtccgagctgctggcatcctagtccgggtagcaacttctagcccgggcctaggtctgtgagcagcttgcctaaagccggtgctacaaacaactcagacctgccctgccgaacagggccctgcctgtaaagccaatgcacgtggtcggagcttaaggaagccagacccaagccttgactcggcacaagagggaacacgtggctgcatttaagctttagccggctacgctttcttgtgcgttctctcttttctctctctctctctctctctctctctctctctctctctctctctctctctctggatttacacctgggacactaggtggctgctttgaaaatcccctcggatttctactgttctacgcagatttggtaagtcataatatatcagatattttaaaggaaactatctaaaagagaatttttttccacattaaaaaacaaatgggttttatgtgtacattggaagaaaattggtttttgttcgaaattttaggcagtctggcaatggaacaactatataatattagtattggtggaattatgcacctcatcactataataatccacattttaatatttaaaaagatagtcaatttaagtgccaggataacagcgttagaagaacttgttaaacctgtaaaaattcagacagaagaaattaacagtgaagttgtttcaagtcgggatcataaggttgcagaaagaaagcctgttttcacagagtcacccttaatttatcctgtaacagtacagcagatgcctgatcaaatggctacacaaaatacttgggctccaattgaaatgttggatttaaaaaggtttaaggaggcaatagtatcttatggcatgcattccccatatgtaaagcaaatgttaaacacttggtcaacatataataggatagtaccacaggactggcgggacctcgcacaaggtgttctggaacccagccagagacttcaatttctgacttggtttaaggaggaggctaaaaacatagaaaaacaatggagggataaaggagtacaagtttgccaggatcagcttatgggcgaaggccaatatgcttcagcacaagcacaatgtttatatgatgtccaaaccctaattttatgtcgaacggcagccttgaatgcatgggacaaagttgaggaaccaggaaaaaaatctgagtcatttacaaaggtgaagcaaggcccaaaagagtcttttacagattttttacaaagactggcttcagcagtaaagagaacggtctcggattcagaagctggtaaggcaataattgaatctttggcctttgagaatgcgaatgcagcatgcaaaagaataatcaggccattaagggcaagatctgcacctatggaagattggattagagaaacaattaatgttgaagctgatgagcatgatgatacatgggtaggagaagtaatttcaaaaggtttgaggagtgttagatgttttggatgtggaaagcaaggacatttgaaaagggactgtagacaggtcatttccagaaacaatgtttcttcaaggaacaatggcaacagaatgccccttccttctggagtatgcagaaggtgtggtaagggaaaacactggaccaacgaatgtagatcaacaaaggacagacagggtaatcctttgcctcagtcttcgggaaactcccagaggggcctcaggcaggcccccagtgcaaatccagttcaaac includes:
- the Pglyrp4 gene encoding peptidoglycan recognition protein 4 translates to MLPWPLVVSALILPVWGVFSWEKTQAKQMSEGLQQLLGSISQFLEKGKLGRDDVLGMVSREEWGAKAIGCSSKLSRPVNILVIHHVPGLECHNQTVCSQKLQELQAYHSRNSWCDVAYNFLVGDDGRVYEGVGWNVQGSHDQGYNNISLGIAFFGAQEGHSPSPAALSAMKGLISYAVKKGHLSPTHIQPLLVKSENCLVPPRKGSQKKACPHIVPRSAWGARESHCPKMTLPAKYVIILHTAGRTCSQYNECRLLVRDLQSWFMDRLNASDIGYNFLVGQDGGVYEGVGWNHQGSRTDGYNDIALSITFMGVFTGSSPNAAALEAAQDLIQCAVDKEYLAPNYLLMGHSDVSNTLSPGQALYNIIRTWPHFKH